AGGGGAGGATCTCTCTCCTAGTTATGTCAAATCTAAAAAGAAACATATATACATTCAAATCTCTCTCTTCATAGTTTAGTAATTAACCGTAACTACTGAGGCAAAGTTGTAGggagaaaaaaacaaaagagaaaaaaacaaaatataagtcACATACATGAATTCATGTACCATTAAACGTTCTTGTGCATGGAAAATTCAACATTTGGAAACAAGTTGTTTAGCCCAATTCCAAACCTTCCAATTGCATCAACACCCTTGTAGTATCCCATCTCTAGCAGAAAGCAATGAGGAACTGGCATGCATTTCTGATGTTGAATTGAAAGGGTGGTCATCATCATTATCTTCCATGAACCTCCCAAGTCTTGAATCCTCTTTTCCACCATCCAAAAGTGGATTTGACTCCCCTTTGGAAAGGTTCCATAGATGGAACTCATCCTTGCTTGGTTCCCTGTTCTCTTTGGAACTTGTTTCAGATTTCAGAACCATTTCATTGTTGCCAATATCATCATGGTAGCTCTTGGTTTCCACACCATTATTTGAACTAGAGAAATGGTTCTCCTCATGTTCAAGGTTGTTGGATTCAGAGTTGCTTCTTCCTAATGTGGTTGGCATTGATTTCTCTCTTAAAATACCTTGTGCTGGAGTTTTTGTTGTTGACCTTTGACAGAAACTACCAAAACCTTGAATTCCTCTTGATAACCTCCTAGCACGGTTCCTCTCTTCCTTGAGAAGAGTTGCTTCTTCTAGAAGTGTGATTATCCTCTCAGATTTCTTCCTCACATTCAAGCCCCAGTTGAACCTGCAAGTACTCAAAATATATCAATGATCTTGTAGTGCTAAACAATAAGAAAATTCATGGCCatagttttgaaaaataatttttaaattcaaatcaaacaaaCCCTTTGTCATCAACATATTGAAAGCTTTTCAGCTGTCTAATAACATCTTTGTCACACTGAAATTCATCTTTCGCACTTTCTGGTCCATGAGTCAAGAGGTGCTCAAGCACAATCAGAGAATTGTAAGATGCCCTCCAATTCTTCTTATCAAATTTCAGAAACCTGATTTGTAATTATTTATACTTTGTCATTTAATAATCCATGATATGTTTGATTAATTATTAACATAAAAGTGACAAAAACATgctaaggaaaaaaaaaaaaaaaagaggaccTACTAATATATTCACCTTTTGTGCAGAATCTCCACAATCCTCCAATAATCATCTACCTCAAAAGCAGCCCTTGAAATTGATCTTAGTGTTGGGATATCTGGGGCCCATGGATTTCCTGTTGTTGCTTCCTCTGTCATCCTGAAAATTGTAAAAGACCGTACACACAATGACACAATAAATCACAAATCTAAATATCTAATAACCTGTTTTTTCGATAATTCATGAGATGGtttataatcaattaattaatctcTTTAGGCATAGCCATCAAAGATAATTAATCTCCCTAATCCAAAATTCACTAACAACAAGATTACATGATCCATCCACCAAACATATAGCACCTAAAATATCACCCACTCATGCCAAAAAATCACACTCTCATACACACATAACCGACATGAATCTCATAGGCACAATAAACCACCCCTTCTAATACCTACCTTTGCTTATAGTTATGAAACAGaatgaaacataaaaaaaaatataaactttttATGATGGGGTCGGAGAAAGTTGCAAGCTTTACTTACAGTTCTGCAGGGGTGACATCTGTGAGAGCTAATCTAGCACTCTTGATCTTCTCCTTGAGGAAGAAAGAAGCTTGCTTTTTGAATTCATGGAACGAAGGGGTACCCATTTTGCTGTTGCTGTACAGAATGGAAATATGTAACGTCCAAAGTTCTTACTTTTGATTTGAATGGGACTTAAAGCTGAGATCACAAGTCACAACTAATCCTATCCCATTATTAAAACACACCAAAACCATAATCCTATttcatttctttaatttattgaagTGAATTTGGGAGGCTTCATGGTCTATGAAGAAGAACAATTCAACTTTGAAGAGTAGGTTGAATTAAAGAAACAATATGTGAGTGACATTTGAAATGGGGAAATGAATTTTAGAATAgagaattttataatttgtatatgaAAATCAGAAATaatttgttttgtttagtttaaaTTGCCGTTTTTAGaggacaattttaatttttcttttttaatatttttgacattGTAAATGTTGATTAACATAGGCACATAGTATTTTGTGGAGTCAACTTTTATGAAGTTAACACTTTAATTGGACTATTGGATgtcttttttgaattttaaaattagttatttatattttatttttattatacatatataaataaaattatgacCTATGATTATTGATTATTCTATAACTAGTATCTTTCTCACTCCTTCTAGACATAAGACTATAAGAGCATGTTATGTTATGGGTGAGGTTGAGCCTAACATTTTGGACGACTATGTCAATAATGTTCAGTAACCTTATTGaaccaaaagaaaattagaTTAGATATTACTAATAATTATAGCAATTCTCAGCCTACTAAAAAATGTTAGGTTAAAATTTTATGGGtctcaattttatttgaaactaactttaaaatgaattaaactaaTTCGGCTAACTaccaagagaaaaaaaagtgatagtatgaaaagaaa
The genomic region above belongs to Arachis duranensis cultivar V14167 chromosome 3, aradu.V14167.gnm2.J7QH, whole genome shotgun sequence and contains:
- the LOC107476848 gene encoding epsin-3, whose translation is MGTPSFHEFKKQASFFLKEKIKSARLALTDVTPAELMTEEATTGNPWAPDIPTLRSISRAAFEVDDYWRIVEILHKRFLKFDKKNWRASYNSLIVLEHLLTHGPESAKDEFQCDKDVIRQLKSFQYVDDKGFNWGLNVRKKSERIITLLEEATLLKEERNRARRLSRGIQGFGSFCQRSTTKTPAQGILREKSMPTTLGRSNSESNNLEHEENHFSSSNNGVETKSYHDDIGNNEMVLKSETSSKENREPSKDEFHLWNLSKGESNPLLDGGKEDSRLGRFMEDNDDDHPFNSTSEMHASSSLLSARDGILQGC